One genomic window of Kaistia geumhonensis includes the following:
- a CDS encoding cysteine rich repeat-containing protein, with protein sequence MRFITIGLAAAALTAGIAAASAQTMSYSDAGALLAKSCGKDIEKYCAKINLGDGALRDCLMGPNAKVNPQCVADYQAVVASLTKRAAAQAAVPKLCRNDVARHCQGMVPGDAHFLSCLNASYRVVTAACNQAIVDAGWR encoded by the coding sequence ATGCGATTCATCACGATCGGGCTGGCGGCCGCCGCTCTGACAGCCGGCATTGCCGCCGCCTCCGCCCAGACCATGAGCTATTCCGACGCCGGCGCTCTCCTCGCGAAGAGCTGTGGCAAGGATATCGAGAAGTACTGCGCCAAGATCAATCTCGGCGACGGAGCCCTGCGGGACTGCCTCATGGGACCGAATGCCAAGGTCAATCCGCAGTGCGTCGCCGACTACCAGGCGGTCGTCGCTTCGCTGACCAAGCGCGCTGCCGCGCAGGCCGCCGTTCCGAAGCTCTGCCGCAACGACGTGGCCCGCCATTGCCAGGGCATGGTCCCGGGCGACGCGCATTTCCTCTCCTGCCTGAACGCTTCCTATCGCGTCGTGACCGCCGCCTGCAATCAGGCGATCGTCGATGCAGGCTGGCGCTGA
- a CDS encoding OmpA family protein has product MKKTRIAALAAVLAFAGATLPASAQTALSENQILQSLQSAARVAPPNLSAALIANAVQEHIKNNPGMPITWTPLQLLDGLAQINVQIQFALNSDIIRPESYATIGSIADALHHPILAGYKFVVTGNTDTTGDRMKNLELSQRRANAVMNALVTVFNVDPARLEAVGLGQENLQDVQNPTDPINRRVQLINVGKYLPGK; this is encoded by the coding sequence ATGAAGAAGACCCGCATCGCCGCGCTCGCCGCCGTCCTCGCCTTTGCCGGGGCCACGCTGCCGGCCTCGGCCCAGACCGCGCTCAGCGAAAACCAGATCCTGCAGAGCCTCCAGAGCGCCGCGCGTGTCGCGCCGCCGAATCTCTCGGCCGCGCTGATCGCCAACGCCGTGCAGGAGCACATCAAGAACAATCCGGGCATGCCGATCACCTGGACGCCGCTCCAGCTGCTCGACGGCCTCGCGCAGATCAATGTGCAGATCCAGTTCGCGCTCAACTCGGACATCATCCGCCCCGAGTCCTATGCGACCATCGGCTCGATCGCCGACGCGCTGCATCATCCGATTCTCGCCGGGTACAAATTCGTCGTGACCGGCAATACGGACACGACCGGCGACCGCATGAAGAATCTCGAGCTCAGCCAGCGCCGTGCCAACGCGGTGATGAACGCGCTCGTCACCGTCTTCAACGTCGATCCTGCCCGCCTCGAGGCCGTCGGCCTCGGTCAGGAGAATCTGCAGGACGTGCAGAACCCGACCGATCCGATCAATCGGCGTGTCCAGCTCATCAATGTCGGCAAGTATCTGCCCGGCAAGTAG
- a CDS encoding amidohydrolase family protein encodes MPTIPFVDTHVHLWDPMRLGYDWIAGNDTLDRRLELPEFAAASAALPLESMVFMECAVNAGQALDEARWVTGLARQEPRLKGIVAAAPLEQGEAVRSHLEALSELPLVRGVRRLLQSEADDFCLRPGFMDGVRMLSEFGFSFDVCIFHRQLANVIAFADRVESVPMILDHIGKPGIADGLVSPWAEEMRELARRPNVVCKISGVATEADHRNWTEDQLKRYVSIAIDAFGFDRVMFGGDWPVSTLAITYRRWIEILDDLLAGTSEDERRKFWRDNAVAFYRL; translated from the coding sequence ATGCCCACCATCCCCTTCGTCGACACGCATGTCCATCTCTGGGACCCGATGCGACTCGGCTATGACTGGATCGCCGGCAACGACACGCTCGACCGGCGCCTCGAGCTGCCGGAATTCGCGGCCGCCAGCGCCGCGCTGCCGCTCGAGTCCATGGTGTTCATGGAATGCGCGGTGAACGCCGGCCAGGCGCTGGACGAGGCGCGGTGGGTCACCGGACTCGCCCGCCAGGAACCACGCCTGAAGGGAATCGTTGCCGCTGCCCCGCTCGAGCAGGGCGAGGCGGTCCGGTCTCATCTGGAAGCCCTCTCCGAGCTGCCGCTGGTGCGCGGAGTCCGCCGGCTGCTGCAATCCGAGGCTGACGACTTCTGCCTGAGGCCCGGCTTCATGGACGGCGTGAGGATGCTTTCCGAGTTCGGGTTCAGCTTCGATGTCTGCATCTTTCATCGGCAGCTCGCCAATGTCATCGCCTTCGCGGATAGGGTCGAGTCCGTGCCGATGATCCTCGACCACATCGGGAAGCCAGGCATCGCCGATGGCCTCGTCTCGCCTTGGGCGGAGGAGATGCGTGAGCTGGCCCGCCGGCCCAATGTCGTCTGCAAGATTTCGGGCGTTGCGACGGAGGCAGACCACCGCAACTGGACCGAGGACCAACTGAAGCGCTACGTCTCGATCGCCATCGACGCCTTCGGCTTCGACCGCGTGATGTTCGGCGGCGACTGGCCGGTTTCGACGCTCGCGATCACCTATCGCCGCTGGATCGAGATCCTCGACGACCTCCTAGCTGGCACCAGCGAGGACGAACGCCGGAAGTTCTGGCGCGACAACGCGGTCGCCTTCTATCGCCTTTGA
- the ykgO gene encoding type B 50S ribosomal protein L36, whose translation MKIKNSLKALLGRHRANRLVRRKGRVFIINKVNPRYKARQG comes from the coding sequence ATGAAAATCAAGAACTCGCTCAAGGCGCTGCTCGGGCGCCATCGCGCCAATCGGCTCGTGCGCCGCAAGGGCCGCGTCTTCATCATCAACAAGGTCAACCCGCGCTACAAGGCGCGCCAGGGCTGA
- a CDS encoding glyoxalase superfamily protein: MRDHRDAKLMAKALRQALKARGTSINHSDALEIVASQFGFSDWNVLSSIVEREARPPDTPQFEQAVPIVRIFDVGKAHEFYLGFLGFSVDWEHRYGENFPLYTQVSRAGLRLHLSEHAGDATPGCNMVVGMTGIRALHAELTGKNYRYMKPGLSEEGTRLELEVIDPFQNRIRFMERTDR; the protein is encoded by the coding sequence ATGCGCGATCATCGCGATGCCAAGCTTATGGCCAAGGCTCTTCGCCAGGCCCTCAAGGCCCGGGGAACTTCAATCAACCATAGTGATGCGCTTGAAATCGTCGCGTCGCAGTTCGGGTTCAGCGACTGGAACGTCCTGTCGTCGATCGTCGAGCGGGAGGCCAGGCCGCCCGATACGCCGCAATTCGAACAGGCCGTTCCGATCGTGCGCATTTTCGATGTCGGGAAGGCACACGAGTTCTATCTCGGGTTTCTCGGCTTCTCGGTCGACTGGGAGCATCGCTATGGCGAGAACTTCCCGCTCTATACGCAGGTCTCTCGCGCCGGATTGCGGCTGCATCTCTCCGAACATGCCGGGGACGCGACGCCAGGCTGCAACATGGTGGTCGGCATGACCGGGATTCGCGCGCTCCACGCCGAACTCACCGGCAAGAACTATCGCTACATGAAGCCCGGCCTCTCGGAAGAGGGTACTCGGCTCGAGCTGGAGGTCATCGACCCCTTCCAGAACCGGATCCGTTTCATGGAACGGACGGATCGCTGA
- the pyk gene encoding pyruvate kinase, with the protein MRRSRKVKILATLGPASSDKATILALFRAGADVFRINMSHTPHDRLHELVSIIREIDREEGRPIGILADLQGPKLRLGTFADKAVEITVGQAFTLDSDPTPGTAGRVFLPHPEILEALEPGHRLLIDDGKVRLRVVSTDGKSALTTVEVGTKLSDRKGVSVPDSTIRTGALTEKDRADLDAALEAKVDWIALSFVQRPEDVAEVRKIAAGRAGIMSKIEKPQAVQRLAEIIEISDALMVARGDLGVEMPLEEVPGIQKQITRACRRAGKPVVVATQMLESMITAPVPTRAEVSDVATAVYEGADAIMLSAESAAGAFPIDAVATMDKIAAAVERDINHKNIMHAQRTEPEATGADAISAAARQIAETLNLSAICCYTASGSTGLRAARERPRTPIIALSPIEATARRLSIVWGLHCVVSDDAYDLDDMVNRACHIAGREGFAQANDRIIITAGVPLRTPGATNMLRIAFVGAGSEGASY; encoded by the coding sequence ATGAGACGGTCGCGTAAGGTCAAGATTCTCGCGACGCTCGGACCCGCCTCCTCCGACAAGGCGACGATCCTGGCGTTGTTCCGTGCCGGAGCCGACGTGTTCCGCATCAATATGAGCCACACGCCGCACGACAGGCTGCATGAGCTCGTGTCGATCATCCGCGAGATCGACCGCGAGGAAGGTCGTCCGATCGGCATCCTCGCCGATCTGCAGGGACCGAAGCTGCGCCTCGGCACCTTTGCCGACAAGGCGGTGGAGATCACCGTCGGCCAGGCCTTCACGCTCGATTCGGACCCGACGCCGGGCACGGCAGGCCGCGTGTTCCTGCCGCATCCGGAGATCCTGGAGGCGCTGGAGCCTGGCCACCGGCTGCTCATCGACGACGGCAAGGTGCGCCTACGCGTCGTGTCGACGGACGGCAAGTCTGCTCTGACGACGGTCGAGGTCGGAACGAAGCTCTCGGACCGCAAGGGCGTTTCCGTGCCGGATTCGACGATCCGCACCGGAGCGCTCACCGAGAAGGACCGCGCCGATCTCGACGCGGCGCTCGAGGCGAAGGTCGACTGGATCGCGCTCTCCTTCGTGCAGCGCCCCGAGGATGTCGCCGAGGTGCGCAAGATCGCCGCCGGCCGCGCCGGCATCATGTCGAAGATCGAAAAGCCGCAGGCCGTTCAGCGCCTCGCTGAGATCATCGAGATCTCCGACGCGCTCATGGTGGCGCGCGGCGATCTCGGCGTCGAGATGCCGCTCGAGGAGGTGCCAGGCATCCAGAAGCAGATCACCCGCGCCTGCCGCCGAGCCGGCAAGCCGGTGGTCGTCGCGACGCAGATGCTCGAATCGATGATCACGGCGCCGGTTCCGACCAGGGCCGAAGTGTCCGATGTGGCGACCGCCGTCTATGAGGGCGCCGACGCGATCATGCTGTCGGCCGAATCGGCGGCCGGCGCGTTCCCGATCGACGCCGTTGCGACGATGGACAAGATCGCCGCCGCGGTCGAGCGCGACATCAACCACAAGAACATCATGCATGCGCAGCGCACCGAGCCGGAAGCGACCGGCGCGGACGCCATCTCCGCGGCAGCGCGCCAGATCGCCGAGACGCTCAATCTCTCGGCCATCTGCTGCTACACCGCGTCGGGGTCGACCGGCCTGCGCGCCGCGCGCGAGCGGCCACGCACGCCGATCATCGCGCTCTCGCCCATCGAGGCGACCGCGCGGCGCCTGTCGATCGTCTGGGGTCTCCACTGCGTGGTCTCGGACGATGCCTACGATCTCGACGACATGGTCAACCGCGCCTGCCACATCGCCGGCCGCGAGGGCTTCGCGCAGGCCAACGACCGCATCATCATCACTGCCGGCGTGCCGCTGCGCACGCCGGGCGCGACCAACATGCTGCGCATCGCTTTCGTCGGCGCCGGCAGCGAGGGCGCAAGCTACTAG
- a CDS encoding DUF1036 domain-containing protein, whose protein sequence is MTLVFAPSHRAGAPAAARPLTAEKNRAHKARDHVESSITLMVRRMLSGRSLAAAIALAAGFLLAPSVGMAPAFADLRLCNKTNNRVGVAIGYKDKKIWTTEGWWNIPVNSCETLVSGTLVSRFYYVYAVDYDHGGEWSGKYVMCTKDKMFTIQGTEDCVARGFNRTGFFEVDTGEQTNWTIQLNEPAQAGAKTQ, encoded by the coding sequence ATGACCCTTGTTTTCGCTCCTTCGCACCGCGCCGGCGCCCCGGCGGCGGCCAGACCGTTGACAGCCGAAAAAAATCGCGCCCATAAAGCGCGCGACCATGTCGAGAGTTCGATCACCTTGATGGTGCGCCGCATGTTGTCGGGGCGCAGTCTCGCTGCGGCGATCGCGCTCGCCGCAGGGTTCCTGCTGGCGCCGAGCGTTGGCATGGCTCCTGCATTTGCCGATCTCAGGCTCTGCAACAAGACGAACAACCGGGTTGGCGTCGCCATCGGCTACAAGGACAAGAAAATCTGGACGACGGAAGGCTGGTGGAACATTCCCGTCAACAGCTGTGAAACGCTCGTCAGCGGCACGCTGGTGTCACGCTTCTATTACGTCTACGCGGTCGACTACGACCATGGCGGCGAATGGAGCGGCAAATACGTGATGTGCACCAAGGACAAGATGTTCACGATCCAGGGCACGGAGGACTGCGTGGCCCGCGGCTTCAACCGCACCGGGTTCTTCGAAGTGGACACCGGCGAACAGACGAACTGGACAATCCAATTGAACGAACCCGCCCAAGCAGGAGCGAAGACGCAATGA
- a CDS encoding DMT family transporter — protein sequence MTDQSRQGAQTLALPALVMGALAMAISPIFVRHAEVGPFASAFWRVGGAIPLLFAWAYVEGRRSGRTLRDLFRFSPAIIYAGLFFTADLIFWHLAILNTSVANAVFLATMAPVWVALGSGFFIGEHVPRSVFAGLGLCLVGAAFLIGMSWQLAPDRLFGDLCGLATSLFFGAYFLPVRVARRTESAAKITFLSTIVTSLALLAVALAIEPRILPKTVEGATAIVGLSFVSHAGGQGLLAFALGHLPAAFSALVIFLEAIAGAIFGWLFAGESISLPQAVGGLLILAGIMVARPRKAPARPDAGAAS from the coding sequence GTGACCGACCAATCCCGCCAGGGGGCGCAGACGCTGGCCCTGCCGGCCCTCGTCATGGGCGCCCTCGCCATGGCAATCTCGCCGATCTTCGTGCGCCATGCCGAGGTCGGTCCGTTCGCCAGCGCGTTCTGGCGCGTGGGCGGCGCCATCCCGTTGCTGTTCGCCTGGGCTTATGTCGAGGGTCGGCGGTCCGGCAGGACGTTGCGCGATCTCTTCCGCTTCAGCCCCGCCATCATCTATGCGGGCCTGTTCTTCACCGCCGACCTCATCTTCTGGCATCTCGCGATCCTCAACACCTCCGTCGCGAACGCCGTGTTCCTCGCCACCATGGCGCCCGTCTGGGTCGCGCTCGGCTCGGGCTTCTTCATCGGCGAGCACGTTCCCCGCAGCGTCTTCGCCGGCCTCGGGCTTTGCCTCGTCGGAGCAGCTTTCCTGATCGGCATGAGCTGGCAGCTCGCGCCCGACCGCCTCTTCGGCGATCTCTGCGGCCTCGCCACCTCGCTGTTCTTCGGCGCCTATTTTCTGCCGGTGCGCGTGGCGCGCAGGACGGAATCGGCCGCCAAGATCACCTTCCTCTCGACGATCGTCACGAGCCTGGCGCTCCTTGCCGTGGCACTCGCGATCGAACCCCGCATCCTCCCGAAGACCGTGGAGGGCGCCACCGCCATTGTCGGCCTGTCCTTCGTCAGCCATGCCGGCGGCCAGGGTCTGCTCGCCTTCGCGCTCGGCCATCTGCCGGCCGCTTTCTCTGCCCTCGTGATTTTCCTCGAGGCCATTGCCGGCGCGATCTTCGGCTGGCTGTTCGCCGGCGAGTCCATCTCGCTGCCGCAGGCGGTGGGCGGCCTGCTCATCCTCGCCGGGATCATGGTAGCGCGGCCGCGCAAGGCCCCTGCTCGGCCGGACGCCGGGGCGGCGTCATGA
- a CDS encoding N-formylglutamate amidohydrolase, whose product MTAAALLQDIDAPAFEQIGGDASAGLLLLCDHASNAVPADYGRLGLDEAAFERHIAYDIGAAAVTRGLAARFGVPAVLSRFSRLLIDPNRGLDDPTLVMRLSDGAVIPGNARADAAERQRRIDRFYRPYDEAVGALIDAAMASGRIPVILSVHSFTPVWKGVPRPWQAGVLWDADPRFARPLIEGLAVDRLLTIGDNEPYHGALKGDTLYRHATRRGLAHALIEVRQDLIADAAGVADWVERIGAALDGMGLDRSPHGVLMHGSLTGPVEPLPWSV is encoded by the coding sequence ATGACGGCGGCCGCGCTTCTTCAGGACATCGACGCGCCGGCCTTCGAGCAGATTGGCGGCGACGCATCGGCCGGCCTGCTGCTGCTTTGCGACCATGCGTCGAATGCCGTGCCGGCGGATTATGGACGGCTCGGTCTCGACGAGGCGGCCTTCGAGCGTCACATCGCCTATGACATCGGCGCCGCCGCGGTGACGCGTGGCCTCGCCGCGCGCTTCGGCGTTCCGGCCGTCCTGTCGCGCTTCTCGCGGCTCCTCATCGATCCCAATCGCGGCCTCGACGATCCGACACTGGTGATGCGGCTGTCGGACGGCGCCGTCATCCCCGGCAATGCGCGGGCGGACGCCGCCGAGCGGCAGCGGCGGATCGACCGCTTCTACCGGCCCTATGACGAGGCGGTGGGCGCGCTGATCGATGCCGCGATGGCAAGCGGCCGCATTCCGGTGATCCTCTCGGTACACAGCTTCACGCCGGTCTGGAAAGGCGTGCCGCGTCCCTGGCAGGCGGGCGTACTCTGGGATGCCGATCCTCGCTTCGCGCGGCCCCTCATCGAGGGGCTCGCGGTCGACCGGCTTCTGACGATCGGCGACAACGAGCCCTATCACGGGGCGCTGAAGGGCGACACGCTCTATCGCCACGCGACAAGGCGCGGCCTCGCCCATGCGCTGATCGAAGTGCGCCAGGATCTCATCGCCGATGCCGCCGGCGTCGCCGACTGGGTGGAGCGGATCGGCGCCGCGCTGGATGGCATGGGGCTCGACCGGTCGCCGCACGGCGTCCTGATGCACGGCTCGCTCACCGGCCCGGTCGAGCCGCTTCCGTGGAGTGTCTAA
- a CDS encoding DUF1244 domain-containing protein, whose product MTELDAATRTELEAAAFRRLLEHLGGRPDVQNIDLMNLAGFCRNCLANWYREAAEAKGIALSKDVSREVVYGMPYEAWRAANQRDASPEQLAAFETSRPKE is encoded by the coding sequence ATGACCGAACTCGACGCTGCGACCCGCACGGAGCTCGAAGCCGCCGCCTTCCGCCGCTTGCTGGAGCATCTCGGCGGCCGGCCCGACGTGCAGAACATCGATCTCATGAATCTCGCGGGCTTTTGCCGCAACTGCCTCGCCAACTGGTATCGCGAGGCGGCCGAGGCGAAGGGGATAGCGCTCTCCAAGGACGTATCGCGCGAAGTCGTCTACGGCATGCCCTATGAGGCCTGGCGGGCGGCGAACCAGCGCGACGCGAGCCCCGAGCAACTCGCCGCCTTCGAGACGAGCCGGCCCAAGGAATGA
- a CDS encoding DUF2312 domain-containing protein, with protein MSNDDVQGIAAAQLRSIVERIERLEEEKKAIADDIKDVYGEAKGNGYDTKVLRTIIRLRKQDANEREEQDAILDLYKQALGMV; from the coding sequence ATGTCGAATGACGACGTCCAGGGCATCGCCGCGGCCCAGCTCCGCTCGATCGTCGAGCGGATCGAGCGTCTCGAGGAAGAGAAGAAGGCGATCGCCGACGACATCAAGGACGTCTATGGCGAGGCCAAGGGCAACGGCTACGACACCAAGGTCCTGCGGACGATCATCCGCCTGCGCAAGCAGGACGCGAATGAGCGCGAGGAGCAGGACGCGATCCTCGACCTCTACAAGCAGGCGCTCGGTATGGTCTGA
- a CDS encoding DUF882 domain-containing protein gives MTAKVGDADAAAGDRALTLHNAHTNESATIVFKRNGRYDPAGLKKLNYLLRDWRKNQPTNMDPRLFDLIWSVYQQSGSKVPIQVVCGYRSPETNGMLRSRSRGVAKQSQHMLGKAMDFYIPDVPLTKLREIGFKMQVGGVGFYPTSGSPFVHMDTGSVRSWPRMSRQQLVRLFPDGKTMHIPDDGKPLPGYAAALAAYKSRKAGGNDDIVLASASSGGNGNKSFLARLFGGGADEEEDNSDIPAPTVKVAAKAAKAPAPAADDDSDAPATATVKAPQAAPDVEAAPAETVVAMAPLPRRSPMPQQQDDGAADAPVAAAEDAETVVAMAPVPRPSPVANEAAEEAPVVVADASAPVPRSSPAAQPAVANPMVALASASSTGGASGPAVAAQLAAFDASEQPHQPATAAEAIADAVGKGGSMGPAPVLAYAAADEGAPRIDASTGALVAGRAASASADVTGAPMESADDWQDPLARFTALGYSADTIELVTRQGSTRQKGYAELEMPRPFGDPALFTSPERAVRLGFGRIAYEGLRTDRFSGPLFQPVVTVTFASADLGSTKLAMKR, from the coding sequence GTGACGGCCAAGGTCGGTGATGCCGACGCTGCCGCCGGAGACCGGGCTCTCACCCTTCACAACGCCCATACCAACGAGAGCGCGACGATCGTCTTCAAGCGCAACGGCCGCTACGATCCGGCCGGGCTCAAGAAGCTCAATTATCTGCTGCGCGACTGGCGCAAGAACCAGCCCACCAACATGGACCCGCGGCTGTTCGACCTGATCTGGTCGGTCTATCAGCAGAGCGGATCCAAGGTGCCGATCCAGGTCGTCTGCGGCTATCGCTCGCCCGAGACCAACGGCATGCTCCGCTCCCGCTCCCGCGGCGTCGCCAAGCAGAGCCAGCACATGCTCGGCAAGGCGATGGACTTCTACATCCCGGACGTCCCGCTGACGAAGCTCCGCGAAATCGGCTTCAAGATGCAGGTCGGTGGCGTCGGCTTCTATCCGACCTCCGGATCTCCCTTCGTCCACATGGACACGGGCAGCGTCCGTTCCTGGCCGCGCATGAGCCGCCAGCAGCTCGTACGCCTGTTCCCGGACGGCAAGACGATGCATATCCCCGACGATGGCAAGCCGCTGCCCGGCTACGCCGCCGCGCTCGCCGCCTACAAGTCCCGCAAGGCCGGCGGCAATGACGACATCGTTCTGGCCAGCGCCTCCTCCGGCGGAAACGGCAACAAGTCCTTCCTGGCGCGTCTCTTCGGCGGCGGTGCCGACGAGGAAGAGGATAACTCCGATATCCCGGCCCCGACCGTGAAGGTCGCCGCAAAGGCAGCCAAGGCTCCGGCCCCGGCGGCCGACGACGACAGCGATGCTCCGGCCACCGCGACGGTGAAGGCGCCGCAGGCCGCTCCGGACGTAGAAGCCGCTCCGGCCGAGACCGTGGTGGCGATGGCTCCCCTGCCTCGCCGCTCGCCGATGCCACAGCAGCAGGATGACGGCGCCGCCGATGCGCCCGTGGCCGCGGCCGAGGACGCAGAAACCGTGGTCGCCATGGCCCCCGTTCCGAGGCCGTCGCCGGTCGCGAACGAGGCCGCCGAGGAGGCCCCGGTGGTGGTTGCCGACGCATCCGCCCCTGTTCCGCGCAGTTCCCCTGCCGCTCAACCGGCGGTCGCCAACCCGATGGTGGCGCTCGCCAGCGCATCGTCGACGGGCGGCGCTTCCGGTCCGGCGGTCGCGGCCCAGCTCGCGGCTTTCGATGCCTCCGAGCAGCCCCATCAGCCGGCCACTGCCGCCGAGGCGATCGCCGACGCGGTCGGCAAGGGCGGCAGCATGGGACCGGCTCCGGTTCTGGCCTATGCCGCTGCCGACGAAGGCGCGCCCCGTATCGACGCCAGCACCGGCGCGCTTGTCGCCGGCCGGGCGGCTTCGGCTTCCGCCGACGTCACCGGCGCGCCGATGGAGAGCGCCGACGACTGGCAGGATCCGCTGGCCCGCTTCACGGCGCTCGGCTACTCGGCCGACACCATCGAGCTGGTCACCCGCCAGGGGTCGACCCGCCAGAAGGGCTATGCGGAACTCGAGATGCCGCGTCCGTTCGGCGATCCCGCCCTGTTCACGTCGCCCGAGCGCGCCGTCCGCCTGGGCTTCGGCCGCATCGCCTATGAGGGGCTGCGCACCGATCGCTTCTCGGGCCCGCTGTTCCAGCCGGTTGTCACGGTGACCTTCGCCTCGGCCGATCTCGGCAGCACGAAGCTTGCGATGAAGCGCTAG
- a CDS encoding L,D-transpeptidase family protein translates to MIGRVLRTALAGTALLALSAGAASAFLPEGQTFRERAGSAASLTMADVASDPAAIALKAALAIAPTKESFLDKRDRAAMEQFYSARDYQPVWVRDGRYTPAAKAVMAAIGAAAEEGLDPAAYRLPVATLGETAPLGPDLTAAAELTLDRALLLYARQAYAGRLDPSSIGKLITIKPLLPDPVEILASVSAAPDASAAVIAYNPPHPGYQRLKAALADARKLPATEAPAPIAEGKLMKLGVSDPRVPQLRARLGLPAATEKPELYDNALAEAVARFQAESGLKADGAAGGNTIAFLNRAGKDSTAEILANMERWRWLPRDLGAFHVEVNVPEFQVRIVDDGKVVHETRVVTGKVTNQTPIFSDEMESIVVNPSWNVPASITMKEMLPNVRRDPSYLSRNGYQVLAKVNGKVVPVSPSSVDWSTASARNIQIRQRPGDDNALGSIKFLFPNEHSVYLHDTPSKSLFQRDQRAFSHGCVRVQNPLEFADVLLAYQGGWTKERLRKMVGGRESWVNLPKHIPVHITYFTAFVDDSGTLQTRPDIYGYNARVERALGL, encoded by the coding sequence ATGATCGGCAGGGTGTTGCGGACGGCTTTGGCGGGCACGGCGCTCCTGGCGCTTTCGGCGGGCGCAGCGTCTGCGTTCCTGCCCGAGGGCCAGACCTTCCGAGAGCGCGCGGGCAGCGCCGCCAGCCTCACCATGGCCGATGTCGCCAGCGACCCGGCCGCGATCGCCCTCAAGGCAGCGCTCGCCATCGCCCCGACCAAGGAGAGCTTCCTCGACAAGCGCGACCGCGCGGCGATGGAGCAGTTCTACTCGGCGCGGGACTATCAGCCCGTCTGGGTCAGGGACGGCCGCTACACGCCGGCGGCCAAGGCCGTGATGGCCGCCATCGGCGCGGCCGCGGAGGAAGGGCTCGATCCGGCAGCGTATCGCCTGCCCGTCGCAACGCTGGGCGAAACGGCGCCGCTCGGGCCGGACCTCACGGCCGCCGCAGAGCTGACGCTCGACCGGGCGCTGCTGCTCTATGCCCGCCAGGCCTATGCCGGCCGTCTGGACCCGTCCTCGATCGGCAAGCTCATCACCATCAAGCCGCTGCTGCCCGATCCGGTCGAGATCCTGGCGAGCGTCTCCGCGGCGCCCGATGCGAGCGCGGCCGTCATCGCCTACAACCCGCCGCATCCCGGCTATCAGCGGCTCAAGGCGGCGCTCGCAGACGCCCGCAAGCTGCCCGCGACGGAGGCGCCGGCGCCGATCGCCGAGGGCAAGCTGATGAAGCTCGGCGTCAGCGATCCGCGCGTGCCCCAGCTGCGTGCGCGCCTCGGCCTGCCGGCGGCGACCGAGAAGCCCGAACTCTACGACAACGCGCTGGCCGAGGCGGTGGCCCGTTTCCAGGCCGAGAGCGGCCTCAAGGCCGACGGCGCGGCGGGGGGCAACACGATCGCCTTCCTCAACCGCGCCGGCAAGGACAGCACCGCCGAGATCCTCGCCAATATGGAGCGGTGGCGCTGGCTGCCGCGCGACCTCGGCGCCTTCCATGTCGAGGTGAACGTGCCCGAGTTCCAGGTGCGCATCGTCGATGACGGCAAGGTGGTGCACGAAACCCGCGTCGTGACCGGCAAGGTCACGAACCAGACGCCGATCTTCTCCGACGAGATGGAATCGATCGTGGTCAATCCGAGCTGGAACGTCCCGGCCTCCATCACCATGAAGGAGATGCTGCCGAACGTCCGCCGCGATCCATCCTATCTGTCACGCAACGGCTATCAGGTGCTCGCCAAGGTCAACGGGAAGGTCGTTCCGGTCAGCCCGAGCTCGGTCGACTGGAGCACGGCGAGTGCGCGCAACATCCAGATCCGCCAGCGGCCGGGCGACGACAACGCGCTCGGCTCGATCAAATTCCTCTTCCCGAACGAGCACTCGGTCTATCTGCACGACACGCCTTCGAAGAGCCTCTTCCAGCGCGACCAGCGCGCTTTCAGCCATGGCTGCGTGCGGGTCCAGAACCCGCTGGAATTCGCCGACGTGCTCCTCGCCTATCAGGGCGGCTGGACCAAGGAAAGGCTGCGCAAGATGGTGGGAGGTCGGGAGAGCTGGGTCAATCTTCCCAAGCATATCCCCGTCCACATCACCTATTTCACCGCCTTCGTGGATGATTCGGGCACGCTCCAGACGCGACCCGACATCTATGGCTACAACGCCCGCGTGGAGCGCGCCCTCGGCCTCTGA